The following proteins are encoded in a genomic region of Thiomicrospira sp. R3:
- the proC gene encoding pyrroline-5-carboxylate reductase, translated as MQAKICFIGAGNMSRSLIGGLIQSGYPANQIWAADPSPQALESLKQSFSIKGFNDNLEAIDSADIIVLAVKPQQLKPLCQSIAAKVQQTKPLIISVAAGVQTASINSWLGSNQSIVRTMPNTPALIQTGATGLFASNNITPLQKDEAENILRAAGLTIWVTDEAQLDIVTALSGSGPAYFFLFMEAMQSAGEKLGLDRKTAELLTMQTAFGAAKMALESDDDCATLRRKVTSPNGTTERAIQSFEQNQLTLTVEKAMQAAHQRAQQLAKELGE; from the coding sequence ATGCAAGCAAAAATTTGTTTTATTGGCGCTGGAAATATGAGCCGTAGCCTAATAGGAGGCTTAATTCAAAGCGGGTACCCAGCAAACCAAATCTGGGCCGCCGATCCAAGCCCACAGGCACTAGAAAGCTTAAAGCAAAGCTTTTCTATAAAAGGATTTAATGACAACCTTGAAGCCATTGACTCTGCTGATATTATTGTATTGGCGGTCAAACCACAACAACTCAAGCCCCTTTGCCAAAGTATTGCAGCAAAAGTTCAACAAACCAAGCCGTTAATTATTTCGGTGGCGGCTGGCGTTCAAACCGCATCGATCAATAGCTGGTTAGGCTCAAATCAGTCAATTGTTCGCACCATGCCCAACACACCAGCATTAATACAAACGGGAGCAACGGGACTGTTTGCCAGCAATAACATTACCCCTCTACAAAAAGACGAAGCTGAAAATATTTTACGCGCGGCGGGTTTAACCATTTGGGTCACTGATGAAGCCCAGCTCGATATCGTTACCGCTCTTTCTGGTAGCGGACCTGCCTATTTCTTTCTCTTTATGGAAGCGATGCAGTCGGCCGGAGAAAAGCTCGGACTCGATCGAAAAACGGCTGAACTTCTAACCATGCAAACCGCTTTTGGTGCCGCCAAGATGGCGCTAGAAAGTGATGACGATTGCGCCACATTACGTAGAAAAGTTACCTCGCCGAATGGAACCACCGAACGGGCGATTCAAAGTTTTGAACAAAACCAATTGACACTCACTGTTGAAAAAGCCATGCAAGCGGCACATCAACGCGCACAACAACTTGCAAAAGAACTAGGAGAATAG
- a CDS encoding YjfB family protein encodes MAISDGVTAAGAVSAALAQKEVYDKGELQVGMLKKAMDVQSEAALMLLEGIAPVPAKHLPSHLGQNVNATA; translated from the coding sequence ATGGCTATTTCTGATGGTGTCACCGCTGCCGGCGCAGTCTCTGCGGCGCTTGCGCAAAAAGAGGTCTATGACAAAGGTGAGCTACAGGTGGGGATGCTGAAGAAAGCGATGGATGTGCAATCAGAGGCGGCATTGATGTTGTTGGAGGGGATTGCGCCTGTTCCAGCGAAGCATTTGCCAAGTCATTTAGGTCAAAACGTGAATGCCACGGCTTAG
- the yidD gene encoding membrane protein insertion efficiency factor YidD, whose translation MKIWSALKKLNPIKWLFIGLVRFYQLFISPILGPRCRFYPTCSHYTIEALKVHGVLYGSWLAIKRIGKCHPANDGGVDPVPECGCGWLGHRCDDQSDNKKTSVPTEVDANNKSSEKKES comes from the coding sequence ATGAAGATTTGGTCAGCGCTGAAAAAACTTAACCCGATAAAATGGTTATTTATTGGCTTAGTAAGGTTTTATCAATTGTTTATTAGTCCAATATTGGGGCCAAGATGTCGGTTTTATCCAACCTGTTCGCATTACACTATCGAAGCGTTGAAGGTGCACGGTGTGTTGTATGGTTCATGGTTGGCGATTAAACGGATAGGTAAGTGTCACCCAGCAAATGATGGGGGCGTAGATCCTGTGCCAGAGTGTGGTTGTGGTTGGTTAGGGCATCGCTGCGATGACCAATCTGATAACAAAAAAACATCTGTGCCTACTGAGGTGGATGCTAATAATAAAAGCAGCGAGAAAAAGGAGAGTTAA